The Petropleomorpha daqingensis genome includes a window with the following:
- a CDS encoding DUF6912 family protein, whose amino-acid sequence MRVYLPATTTVLRTLVDEGRLPGPRTAFAVTPALREFYAVSDAEADTEELEYAALLTAARASLRLLDIDPLAARRRVVLAADVADDAVEIKDDPAQDPDNDRGTVRVTTDIGLREIASAHIDGSDAEDDVSAAVNVVLEADLGSDDAQFVVDQAEGHELAWYATQEIGPALDLL is encoded by the coding sequence GTGCGCGTGTACCTGCCCGCGACGACGACCGTGCTGCGGACCCTGGTGGACGAGGGACGGCTGCCCGGGCCGCGCACCGCCTTCGCGGTGACGCCGGCGCTGCGCGAGTTCTACGCCGTCAGCGACGCCGAGGCCGACACCGAGGAGCTCGAGTACGCGGCGCTCCTGACCGCGGCCCGCGCGAGCCTGCGGCTGCTGGACATCGACCCCCTGGCCGCCCGCCGCCGTGTCGTGCTCGCGGCGGACGTGGCCGATGACGCGGTCGAGATCAAGGACGACCCCGCCCAGGACCCCGACAACGACCGCGGCACGGTCCGGGTCACCACCGACATCGGGCTGCGGGAGATCGCCAGCGCGCACATCGACGGCTCCGACGCCGAGGACGACGTCAGCGCGGCCGTCAACGTCGTGCTGGAGGCCGATCTCGGCAGCGACGACGCCCAGTTCGTCGTCGACCAGGCCGAGGGGCACGAGCTGGCCTGGTACGCCACGCAGGAGATCGGTCCCGCGCTCGACCTGCTCTGA